A genomic window from Aquila chrysaetos chrysaetos chromosome 9, bAquChr1.4, whole genome shotgun sequence includes:
- the SLC5A1 gene encoding sodium/glucose cotransporter 1 isoform X5, producing the protein MPEYLKKRFGGKRIQVYLSVLSLILYIFTKISADIFSGAVFIQLAIGLNLYLAIIILLAITALYTITGGLAAVIYTDTLQTFIMVVGSFILMGFAFAEVGGYDDFMRKYMEAIPSNISYGNTTIDAECYTPRRDSFHIFRDAVTGDLPWPGLVFGLSIIALWYWCTDQVIVQRCLSGKNMSHVKAGCIMCGYLKLLPMFIIVMPGMISRILYTDVVACVVPEVCQQYCGTAVGCTNIAYPKMVVELMPNGLRGLMLSVMLASLMSSLTSIFNSASTLFTMDIYTKIRSRPSEKELMLAGRAFMLLLIGISIAWVPVVQSAQSGQLFDYIQSVTSYLGPPIAAVFLLAIFCKRVNEQGAFWGLMVGLLTGLSRMIAEFAYGTGNCVTPSNCPFIICGIHYLYFAMILFGVSTIVILAVSFMTKPIPDVHLYRLCWSLRNSKEERIDLDADEEQDKADEKDEESVNKESEEEPGCFKKAYNWFCGLDQQKGPKLSKEEEEALKKKLTDTSEVPLWRNVVNINGVILLTVAVFCHAFFA; encoded by the exons ATGCCAGAGTATCTGAAGAAGCGTTTTGGTGGGAAACGGATTCAGGTCTACCTGTCAGTCCTTTCTCTGATCCTGTATATTTTCACAAAGATCTCA gcaGACATATTCTCTGGAGCTGTATTTATACAGCTGGCCATAGGGCTGAATCTTTATTTGGCCATAATTATCCTGCTTGCTATTACTGCTCTTTACACCATCACAG GTGGCCTTGCAGCTGTGATTTACACAGACACCTTACAAACATTTATCATGGTAGTGGGATCCTTTATTCTCATGGGATTTG catttgctgAAGTAGGGGGGTATGATGATTTCATGCGAAAGTACATGGAAGCAATTCCATCCAATATCTCCTATGGGAATACTACAATTGATGCAGAATGCTACACTCCTCGGAGGGATTCCTTTCACATCTTCCGAGATGCCGTCACTGGAGATCTGCCATGGCCAGGGCTTGTCTTTGGTTTGAGCATCATTGCTTTGTGGTACTGGTGCACAGATCAG GTTATTGTCCAAAGATGTCTCTCTGGCAAGAACATGTCCCATGTGAAGGCTGGTTGTATCATGTGTGGATACCTGAAACTGTTGCCCATGTTTATTATAGTGATGCCTGGAATGATCAGCCGAATTTTGTATACAG ATGTGGTGGCTTGTGTTGTGCCTGAAGTCTGCCAGCAGTACTGTGGTACTGCAGTTGGCTGTACAAATATTGCTTACCCAAAAATGGTAGTGGAGCTTATGCCAAATG GTCTGCGGGGTCTGATGTTGTCAGTCATGTTGGCCTCCCTTATGAGCTCCCTGACTTCCATTTTTAACAGCGCTAGTACTTTGTTCACTATGGATATTTACACCAAAATTCGATCACGACCGTCTGAGAAAGAGCTTATGTTAGCTGGAAG GGCATTTATGTTACTTTTAATTGGCATCAGCATTGCCTGGGTTCCCGTGGTGCAGTCAGCTCAAAGTGGGCAGCTCTTCGATTATATTCAGTCAGTTACCAGCTACCTGGGACCTCCCATTGCTGCTGTCTTCCTGCTTGCCATCTTCTGCAAGCGGGTCAATGAGCAG GGTGCCTTCTGGGGCCTGATGGTTGGACTGCTCACTGGACTTAGTAGAATGATTGCAGAGTTTGCCTATGGAACTGGCAACTGTGTGACCCCTTCCAACTGCCCATTCATCATCTGTGGGATTCACTACCTTTATTTTGCAATGATTCTTTTTGGGGTTTCCACCATCGTCATCCTGGCAGTCTCCTTCATGACTAAGCCCATTCCTGATGTACAT CTTTACCGCTTGTGCTGGTCTTTGCGGAACAGCAAAGAAGAACGTATTGATCTTGATGCAGATGAGGAGCAGGacaaagctgatgaaaaagatgaagaatcaG TTAATAAGGAAAGTGAAGAAGAACCGGGATGCTTTAAGAAAGCGTACAACTGGTTCTGTGGCTTAGATCAACAAAAAGGACCCAAACTgagcaaggaggaagaggaagcatTGAAGAAGAAACTGACTGACACAAGCGAAGTGCCACTTTGGAGAAATGTTGTGAATATCAATGGCGTCATCCTATTGACTGTGGCTGTATTTTGTCATGCCTTCTTTGCATAA
- the SLC5A1 gene encoding sodium/glucose cotransporter 1 isoform X4: protein MMHALIFVVVLGWLFVPIYVKAGVVTMPEYLKKRFGGKRIQVYLSVLSLILYIFTKISADIFSGAVFIQLAIGLNLYLAIIILLAITALYTITGGLAAVIYTDTLQTFIMVVGSFILMGFAFAEVGGYDDFMRKYMEAIPSNISYGNTTIDAECYTPRRDSFHIFRDAVTGDLPWPGLVFGLSIIALWYWCTDQVIVQRCLSGKNMSHVKAGCIMCGYLKLLPMFIIVMPGMISRILYTDVVACVVPEVCQQYCGTAVGCTNIAYPKMVVELMPNGLRGLMLSVMLASLMSSLTSIFNSASTLFTMDIYTKIRSRPSEKELMLAGRAFMLLLIGISIAWVPVVQSAQSGQLFDYIQSVTSYLGPPIAAVFLLAIFCKRVNEQGAFWGLMVGLLTGLSRMIAEFAYGTGNCVTPSNCPFIICGIHYLYFAMILFGVSTIVILAVSFMTKPIPDVHLYRLCWSLRNSKEERIDLDADEEQDKADEKDEESVNKESEEEPGCFKKAYNWFCGLDQQKGPKLSKEEEEALKKKLTDTSEVPLWRNVVNINGVILLTVAVFCHAFFA from the exons ATGatgcat GCTCTGATATTTGTGGTTGTTCTAGGATGGCTGTTTGTACCCATCTATGTCAAAGCTGGG GTGGTGACAATGCCAGAGTATCTGAAGAAGCGTTTTGGTGGGAAACGGATTCAGGTCTACCTGTCAGTCCTTTCTCTGATCCTGTATATTTTCACAAAGATCTCA gcaGACATATTCTCTGGAGCTGTATTTATACAGCTGGCCATAGGGCTGAATCTTTATTTGGCCATAATTATCCTGCTTGCTATTACTGCTCTTTACACCATCACAG GTGGCCTTGCAGCTGTGATTTACACAGACACCTTACAAACATTTATCATGGTAGTGGGATCCTTTATTCTCATGGGATTTG catttgctgAAGTAGGGGGGTATGATGATTTCATGCGAAAGTACATGGAAGCAATTCCATCCAATATCTCCTATGGGAATACTACAATTGATGCAGAATGCTACACTCCTCGGAGGGATTCCTTTCACATCTTCCGAGATGCCGTCACTGGAGATCTGCCATGGCCAGGGCTTGTCTTTGGTTTGAGCATCATTGCTTTGTGGTACTGGTGCACAGATCAG GTTATTGTCCAAAGATGTCTCTCTGGCAAGAACATGTCCCATGTGAAGGCTGGTTGTATCATGTGTGGATACCTGAAACTGTTGCCCATGTTTATTATAGTGATGCCTGGAATGATCAGCCGAATTTTGTATACAG ATGTGGTGGCTTGTGTTGTGCCTGAAGTCTGCCAGCAGTACTGTGGTACTGCAGTTGGCTGTACAAATATTGCTTACCCAAAAATGGTAGTGGAGCTTATGCCAAATG GTCTGCGGGGTCTGATGTTGTCAGTCATGTTGGCCTCCCTTATGAGCTCCCTGACTTCCATTTTTAACAGCGCTAGTACTTTGTTCACTATGGATATTTACACCAAAATTCGATCACGACCGTCTGAGAAAGAGCTTATGTTAGCTGGAAG GGCATTTATGTTACTTTTAATTGGCATCAGCATTGCCTGGGTTCCCGTGGTGCAGTCAGCTCAAAGTGGGCAGCTCTTCGATTATATTCAGTCAGTTACCAGCTACCTGGGACCTCCCATTGCTGCTGTCTTCCTGCTTGCCATCTTCTGCAAGCGGGTCAATGAGCAG GGTGCCTTCTGGGGCCTGATGGTTGGACTGCTCACTGGACTTAGTAGAATGATTGCAGAGTTTGCCTATGGAACTGGCAACTGTGTGACCCCTTCCAACTGCCCATTCATCATCTGTGGGATTCACTACCTTTATTTTGCAATGATTCTTTTTGGGGTTTCCACCATCGTCATCCTGGCAGTCTCCTTCATGACTAAGCCCATTCCTGATGTACAT CTTTACCGCTTGTGCTGGTCTTTGCGGAACAGCAAAGAAGAACGTATTGATCTTGATGCAGATGAGGAGCAGGacaaagctgatgaaaaagatgaagaatcaG TTAATAAGGAAAGTGAAGAAGAACCGGGATGCTTTAAGAAAGCGTACAACTGGTTCTGTGGCTTAGATCAACAAAAAGGACCCAAACTgagcaaggaggaagaggaagcatTGAAGAAGAAACTGACTGACACAAGCGAAGTGCCACTTTGGAGAAATGTTGTGAATATCAATGGCGTCATCCTATTGACTGTGGCTGTATTTTGTCATGCCTTCTTTGCATAA
- the SLC5A1 gene encoding sodium/glucose cotransporter 1 isoform X3 — protein MEIGASLFASNIGSGHFVGIAGTAAAGGIAIGGYEWNALIFVVVLGWLFVPIYVKAGVVTMPEYLKKRFGGKRIQVYLSVLSLILYIFTKISADIFSGAVFIQLAIGLNLYLAIIILLAITALYTITGGLAAVIYTDTLQTFIMVVGSFILMGFAFAEVGGYDDFMRKYMEAIPSNISYGNTTIDAECYTPRRDSFHIFRDAVTGDLPWPGLVFGLSIIALWYWCTDQVIVQRCLSGKNMSHVKAGCIMCGYLKLLPMFIIVMPGMISRILYTDVVACVVPEVCQQYCGTAVGCTNIAYPKMVVELMPNGLRGLMLSVMLASLMSSLTSIFNSASTLFTMDIYTKIRSRPSEKELMLAGRAFMLLLIGISIAWVPVVQSAQSGQLFDYIQSVTSYLGPPIAAVFLLAIFCKRVNEQGAFWGLMVGLLTGLSRMIAEFAYGTGNCVTPSNCPFIICGIHYLYFAMILFGVSTIVILAVSFMTKPIPDVHLYRLCWSLRNSKEERIDLDADEEQDKADEKDEESVNKESEEEPGCFKKAYNWFCGLDQQKGPKLSKEEEEALKKKLTDTSEVPLWRNVVNINGVILLTVAVFCHAFFA, from the exons atggaa atTGGGGCTTCTCTGTTTGCCAGTAACATTGGCAGTGGACATTTTGTGGGAATAGCAGGAacggcagcagctggaggaattGCCATCGGAGGATATGAATGGAAT GCTCTGATATTTGTGGTTGTTCTAGGATGGCTGTTTGTACCCATCTATGTCAAAGCTGGG GTGGTGACAATGCCAGAGTATCTGAAGAAGCGTTTTGGTGGGAAACGGATTCAGGTCTACCTGTCAGTCCTTTCTCTGATCCTGTATATTTTCACAAAGATCTCA gcaGACATATTCTCTGGAGCTGTATTTATACAGCTGGCCATAGGGCTGAATCTTTATTTGGCCATAATTATCCTGCTTGCTATTACTGCTCTTTACACCATCACAG GTGGCCTTGCAGCTGTGATTTACACAGACACCTTACAAACATTTATCATGGTAGTGGGATCCTTTATTCTCATGGGATTTG catttgctgAAGTAGGGGGGTATGATGATTTCATGCGAAAGTACATGGAAGCAATTCCATCCAATATCTCCTATGGGAATACTACAATTGATGCAGAATGCTACACTCCTCGGAGGGATTCCTTTCACATCTTCCGAGATGCCGTCACTGGAGATCTGCCATGGCCAGGGCTTGTCTTTGGTTTGAGCATCATTGCTTTGTGGTACTGGTGCACAGATCAG GTTATTGTCCAAAGATGTCTCTCTGGCAAGAACATGTCCCATGTGAAGGCTGGTTGTATCATGTGTGGATACCTGAAACTGTTGCCCATGTTTATTATAGTGATGCCTGGAATGATCAGCCGAATTTTGTATACAG ATGTGGTGGCTTGTGTTGTGCCTGAAGTCTGCCAGCAGTACTGTGGTACTGCAGTTGGCTGTACAAATATTGCTTACCCAAAAATGGTAGTGGAGCTTATGCCAAATG GTCTGCGGGGTCTGATGTTGTCAGTCATGTTGGCCTCCCTTATGAGCTCCCTGACTTCCATTTTTAACAGCGCTAGTACTTTGTTCACTATGGATATTTACACCAAAATTCGATCACGACCGTCTGAGAAAGAGCTTATGTTAGCTGGAAG GGCATTTATGTTACTTTTAATTGGCATCAGCATTGCCTGGGTTCCCGTGGTGCAGTCAGCTCAAAGTGGGCAGCTCTTCGATTATATTCAGTCAGTTACCAGCTACCTGGGACCTCCCATTGCTGCTGTCTTCCTGCTTGCCATCTTCTGCAAGCGGGTCAATGAGCAG GGTGCCTTCTGGGGCCTGATGGTTGGACTGCTCACTGGACTTAGTAGAATGATTGCAGAGTTTGCCTATGGAACTGGCAACTGTGTGACCCCTTCCAACTGCCCATTCATCATCTGTGGGATTCACTACCTTTATTTTGCAATGATTCTTTTTGGGGTTTCCACCATCGTCATCCTGGCAGTCTCCTTCATGACTAAGCCCATTCCTGATGTACAT CTTTACCGCTTGTGCTGGTCTTTGCGGAACAGCAAAGAAGAACGTATTGATCTTGATGCAGATGAGGAGCAGGacaaagctgatgaaaaagatgaagaatcaG TTAATAAGGAAAGTGAAGAAGAACCGGGATGCTTTAAGAAAGCGTACAACTGGTTCTGTGGCTTAGATCAACAAAAAGGACCCAAACTgagcaaggaggaagaggaagcatTGAAGAAGAAACTGACTGACACAAGCGAAGTGCCACTTTGGAGAAATGTTGTGAATATCAATGGCGTCATCCTATTGACTGTGGCTGTATTTTGTCATGCCTTCTTTGCATAA
- the SLC5A1 gene encoding sodium/glucose cotransporter 1 isoform X1: MESNIRINNPADISVIVIYFLVVLAVGLWAMYSTNRGTVGGFFLAGRSMVWWPIGASLFASNIGSGHFVGIAGTAAAGGIAIGGYEWNALIFVVVLGWLFVPIYVKAGVVTMPEYLKKRFGGKRIQVYLSVLSLILYIFTKISADIFSGAVFIQLAIGLNLYLAIIILLAITALYTITGGLAAVIYTDTLQTFIMVVGSFILMGFAFAEVGGYDDFMRKYMEAIPSNISYGNTTIDAECYTPRRDSFHIFRDAVTGDLPWPGLVFGLSIIALWYWCTDQVIVQRCLSGKNMSHVKAGCIMCGYLKLLPMFIIVMPGMISRILYTDVVACVVPEVCQQYCGTAVGCTNIAYPKMVVELMPNGLRGLMLSVMLASLMSSLTSIFNSASTLFTMDIYTKIRSRPSEKELMLAGRAFMLLLIGISIAWVPVVQSAQSGQLFDYIQSVTSYLGPPIAAVFLLAIFCKRVNEQGAFWGLMVGLLTGLSRMIAEFAYGTGNCVTPSNCPFIICGIHYLYFAMILFGVSTIVILAVSFMTKPIPDVHLYRLCWSLRNSKEERIDLDADEEQDKADEKDEESVNKESEEEPGCFKKAYNWFCGLDQQKGPKLSKEEEEALKKKLTDTSEVPLWRNVVNINGVILLTVAVFCHAFFA; the protein is encoded by the exons atTGGGGCTTCTCTGTTTGCCAGTAACATTGGCAGTGGACATTTTGTGGGAATAGCAGGAacggcagcagctggaggaattGCCATCGGAGGATATGAATGGAAT GCTCTGATATTTGTGGTTGTTCTAGGATGGCTGTTTGTACCCATCTATGTCAAAGCTGGG GTGGTGACAATGCCAGAGTATCTGAAGAAGCGTTTTGGTGGGAAACGGATTCAGGTCTACCTGTCAGTCCTTTCTCTGATCCTGTATATTTTCACAAAGATCTCA gcaGACATATTCTCTGGAGCTGTATTTATACAGCTGGCCATAGGGCTGAATCTTTATTTGGCCATAATTATCCTGCTTGCTATTACTGCTCTTTACACCATCACAG GTGGCCTTGCAGCTGTGATTTACACAGACACCTTACAAACATTTATCATGGTAGTGGGATCCTTTATTCTCATGGGATTTG catttgctgAAGTAGGGGGGTATGATGATTTCATGCGAAAGTACATGGAAGCAATTCCATCCAATATCTCCTATGGGAATACTACAATTGATGCAGAATGCTACACTCCTCGGAGGGATTCCTTTCACATCTTCCGAGATGCCGTCACTGGAGATCTGCCATGGCCAGGGCTTGTCTTTGGTTTGAGCATCATTGCTTTGTGGTACTGGTGCACAGATCAG GTTATTGTCCAAAGATGTCTCTCTGGCAAGAACATGTCCCATGTGAAGGCTGGTTGTATCATGTGTGGATACCTGAAACTGTTGCCCATGTTTATTATAGTGATGCCTGGAATGATCAGCCGAATTTTGTATACAG ATGTGGTGGCTTGTGTTGTGCCTGAAGTCTGCCAGCAGTACTGTGGTACTGCAGTTGGCTGTACAAATATTGCTTACCCAAAAATGGTAGTGGAGCTTATGCCAAATG GTCTGCGGGGTCTGATGTTGTCAGTCATGTTGGCCTCCCTTATGAGCTCCCTGACTTCCATTTTTAACAGCGCTAGTACTTTGTTCACTATGGATATTTACACCAAAATTCGATCACGACCGTCTGAGAAAGAGCTTATGTTAGCTGGAAG GGCATTTATGTTACTTTTAATTGGCATCAGCATTGCCTGGGTTCCCGTGGTGCAGTCAGCTCAAAGTGGGCAGCTCTTCGATTATATTCAGTCAGTTACCAGCTACCTGGGACCTCCCATTGCTGCTGTCTTCCTGCTTGCCATCTTCTGCAAGCGGGTCAATGAGCAG GGTGCCTTCTGGGGCCTGATGGTTGGACTGCTCACTGGACTTAGTAGAATGATTGCAGAGTTTGCCTATGGAACTGGCAACTGTGTGACCCCTTCCAACTGCCCATTCATCATCTGTGGGATTCACTACCTTTATTTTGCAATGATTCTTTTTGGGGTTTCCACCATCGTCATCCTGGCAGTCTCCTTCATGACTAAGCCCATTCCTGATGTACAT CTTTACCGCTTGTGCTGGTCTTTGCGGAACAGCAAAGAAGAACGTATTGATCTTGATGCAGATGAGGAGCAGGacaaagctgatgaaaaagatgaagaatcaG TTAATAAGGAAAGTGAAGAAGAACCGGGATGCTTTAAGAAAGCGTACAACTGGTTCTGTGGCTTAGATCAACAAAAAGGACCCAAACTgagcaaggaggaagaggaagcatTGAAGAAGAAACTGACTGACACAAGCGAAGTGCCACTTTGGAGAAATGTTGTGAATATCAATGGCGTCATCCTATTGACTGTGGCTGTATTTTGTCATGCCTTCTTTGCATAA
- the SLC5A1 gene encoding sodium/glucose cotransporter 1 isoform X2, which produces MYSTNRGTVGGFFLAGRSMVWWPIGASLFASNIGSGHFVGIAGTAAAGGIAIGGYEWNALIFVVVLGWLFVPIYVKAGVVTMPEYLKKRFGGKRIQVYLSVLSLILYIFTKISADIFSGAVFIQLAIGLNLYLAIIILLAITALYTITGGLAAVIYTDTLQTFIMVVGSFILMGFAFAEVGGYDDFMRKYMEAIPSNISYGNTTIDAECYTPRRDSFHIFRDAVTGDLPWPGLVFGLSIIALWYWCTDQVIVQRCLSGKNMSHVKAGCIMCGYLKLLPMFIIVMPGMISRILYTDVVACVVPEVCQQYCGTAVGCTNIAYPKMVVELMPNGLRGLMLSVMLASLMSSLTSIFNSASTLFTMDIYTKIRSRPSEKELMLAGRAFMLLLIGISIAWVPVVQSAQSGQLFDYIQSVTSYLGPPIAAVFLLAIFCKRVNEQGAFWGLMVGLLTGLSRMIAEFAYGTGNCVTPSNCPFIICGIHYLYFAMILFGVSTIVILAVSFMTKPIPDVHLYRLCWSLRNSKEERIDLDADEEQDKADEKDEESVNKESEEEPGCFKKAYNWFCGLDQQKGPKLSKEEEEALKKKLTDTSEVPLWRNVVNINGVILLTVAVFCHAFFA; this is translated from the exons atTGGGGCTTCTCTGTTTGCCAGTAACATTGGCAGTGGACATTTTGTGGGAATAGCAGGAacggcagcagctggaggaattGCCATCGGAGGATATGAATGGAAT GCTCTGATATTTGTGGTTGTTCTAGGATGGCTGTTTGTACCCATCTATGTCAAAGCTGGG GTGGTGACAATGCCAGAGTATCTGAAGAAGCGTTTTGGTGGGAAACGGATTCAGGTCTACCTGTCAGTCCTTTCTCTGATCCTGTATATTTTCACAAAGATCTCA gcaGACATATTCTCTGGAGCTGTATTTATACAGCTGGCCATAGGGCTGAATCTTTATTTGGCCATAATTATCCTGCTTGCTATTACTGCTCTTTACACCATCACAG GTGGCCTTGCAGCTGTGATTTACACAGACACCTTACAAACATTTATCATGGTAGTGGGATCCTTTATTCTCATGGGATTTG catttgctgAAGTAGGGGGGTATGATGATTTCATGCGAAAGTACATGGAAGCAATTCCATCCAATATCTCCTATGGGAATACTACAATTGATGCAGAATGCTACACTCCTCGGAGGGATTCCTTTCACATCTTCCGAGATGCCGTCACTGGAGATCTGCCATGGCCAGGGCTTGTCTTTGGTTTGAGCATCATTGCTTTGTGGTACTGGTGCACAGATCAG GTTATTGTCCAAAGATGTCTCTCTGGCAAGAACATGTCCCATGTGAAGGCTGGTTGTATCATGTGTGGATACCTGAAACTGTTGCCCATGTTTATTATAGTGATGCCTGGAATGATCAGCCGAATTTTGTATACAG ATGTGGTGGCTTGTGTTGTGCCTGAAGTCTGCCAGCAGTACTGTGGTACTGCAGTTGGCTGTACAAATATTGCTTACCCAAAAATGGTAGTGGAGCTTATGCCAAATG GTCTGCGGGGTCTGATGTTGTCAGTCATGTTGGCCTCCCTTATGAGCTCCCTGACTTCCATTTTTAACAGCGCTAGTACTTTGTTCACTATGGATATTTACACCAAAATTCGATCACGACCGTCTGAGAAAGAGCTTATGTTAGCTGGAAG GGCATTTATGTTACTTTTAATTGGCATCAGCATTGCCTGGGTTCCCGTGGTGCAGTCAGCTCAAAGTGGGCAGCTCTTCGATTATATTCAGTCAGTTACCAGCTACCTGGGACCTCCCATTGCTGCTGTCTTCCTGCTTGCCATCTTCTGCAAGCGGGTCAATGAGCAG GGTGCCTTCTGGGGCCTGATGGTTGGACTGCTCACTGGACTTAGTAGAATGATTGCAGAGTTTGCCTATGGAACTGGCAACTGTGTGACCCCTTCCAACTGCCCATTCATCATCTGTGGGATTCACTACCTTTATTTTGCAATGATTCTTTTTGGGGTTTCCACCATCGTCATCCTGGCAGTCTCCTTCATGACTAAGCCCATTCCTGATGTACAT CTTTACCGCTTGTGCTGGTCTTTGCGGAACAGCAAAGAAGAACGTATTGATCTTGATGCAGATGAGGAGCAGGacaaagctgatgaaaaagatgaagaatcaG TTAATAAGGAAAGTGAAGAAGAACCGGGATGCTTTAAGAAAGCGTACAACTGGTTCTGTGGCTTAGATCAACAAAAAGGACCCAAACTgagcaaggaggaagaggaagcatTGAAGAAGAAACTGACTGACACAAGCGAAGTGCCACTTTGGAGAAATGTTGTGAATATCAATGGCGTCATCCTATTGACTGTGGCTGTATTTTGTCATGCCTTCTTTGCATAA